Proteins from a genomic interval of Fervidobacterium gondwanense DSM 13020:
- the pheS gene encoding phenylalanine--tRNA ligase subunit alpha, with protein MQEREGKVYEEMRGILESAKSDISNAQDSRTLNDLRVKYLGKSGIVTGLMKKLKDIPAEEKPIFGKVVNELKEEIESLLEEQKNRLAEIEREIIYKKLWVDHTMPGAKRDVGHLHIISRVQMELEDIFISMGFSVVEGPEVEQPWFNFDALNTPEWHPARDSHDSFYINEEYMLRTHTSPVQIRTMLSRKPPLAIVAPGRVYRRDYDATHLPMFTQMEGLYVDHDVTVKHLKYFLEEFARRLLGENTKVRLRPSFFPFTEPSFEVDIYFNNRWFEILGAGMVHPNVFKNVGYDPEQWRGLAFGLGVERIAMVKYGVRDIRDLVRNDIRFLENW; from the coding sequence ATGCAAGAAAGAGAAGGCAAAGTCTATGAAGAAATGAGAGGTATCCTTGAAAGTGCTAAAAGCGATATAAGCAACGCACAGGACAGCAGAACACTGAACGATTTGAGGGTTAAGTACTTAGGAAAATCCGGTATAGTGACGGGCCTCATGAAGAAGCTCAAAGACATACCTGCCGAAGAAAAGCCGATATTTGGAAAGGTAGTCAACGAACTCAAAGAAGAAATTGAAAGCTTGCTTGAAGAGCAGAAGAATAGACTTGCTGAGATAGAAAGAGAAATAATTTACAAAAAACTCTGGGTTGACCACACGATGCCTGGAGCAAAAAGAGATGTCGGGCATCTTCACATAATCAGCCGAGTCCAGATGGAATTGGAAGACATATTCATTTCGATGGGCTTTTCAGTTGTAGAAGGTCCTGAGGTTGAACAGCCGTGGTTCAATTTCGATGCACTTAACACTCCTGAGTGGCACCCTGCGAGAGATTCGCACGACTCGTTTTACATAAACGAAGAATACATGTTGAGGACGCATACCTCACCAGTTCAGATAAGAACGATGCTTTCAAGAAAACCACCACTTGCAATCGTTGCACCTGGTAGGGTATACAGAAGAGACTACGATGCAACACACCTTCCGATGTTCACACAAATGGAAGGCTTGTACGTTGACCACGACGTTACAGTTAAGCATTTAAAATATTTCCTCGAAGAATTTGCGAGAAGATTGCTGGGCGAAAACACGAAAGTGAGGCTAAGACCAAGCTTCTTCCCATTCACTGAGCCGAGCTTTGAAGTCGACATATACTTCAACAACAGGTGGTTTGAAATACTCGGTGCTGGTATGGTGCACCCGAATGTTTTCAAAAACGTTGGGTATGATCCAGAACAATGGAGAGGTCTCGCGTTTGGGCTTGGTGTGGAAAGGATAGCGATGGTTAAGTACGGTGTTAGGGATATAAGAGACTTGGTCAGGAACGATATCAGATTCTTGGAAAATTGGTGA
- the topA gene encoding type I DNA topoisomerase yields the protein MSDATKNKKRTKTQSSGEIENETGSGKRKVIIVESPAKAKTIEGILGKDYQVISSKGHIRDLPQKQFGVDLNSLKLDFEIIPGKESVVEQIKKTAEGKEVYLASDQDREGEAIAWHLATILGVKGKNRITFSEITPRAIQEAVKNPREIDMNKVNAQLARRVLDRIVGYKISPLLWRIIKDARSAGRVQSAALKIICEKERERYRFVPQKYYKVWIEIAELKAYLTKINGKKIKPTDVTKEIADDVLKDVKNVKLIDIEIKEVRKNPPPPFITSTLQQDAASKLGFPVSKTMKIAQELYEGIDIKNGHRAFITYMRTDSTRVSEEAQEAAEEFILNNFGKEYLGNLQPKKSSSKTKTKVQDAHECIRPVDISLTPEKAKELLDKDHYKIYELIWKRFIAFQMSSAVYKQYSYDFQSDKYIFEATIRERIFDGFEKVYTIDNEASEEHKELRIGEVYNVEPKTVESETTPPDRYSEASIVKTLEAEGIGRPSTYATIIQTLLDRKYVVKNKRTLVPTILGFVVNHYLEQRFPDIVDKNFTAEMEKQLDEVENGKKDWKEVVRTFLSEFGKDLQKAEKEFFSIDFDTDLKCEDCEGNYKLKVGKFGLYLHCPKCKTNKSLKNDIFGVIDNGKLYVLKEAQEPESTDEEGSTGEEKRKRYTKPNKAKGSKTPKTSKASKSKKTAGK from the coding sequence ATGAGCGATGCAACAAAGAACAAGAAAAGGACAAAAACACAATCTTCAGGCGAGATTGAAAACGAAACGGGCAGCGGCAAAAGAAAGGTAATAATTGTTGAATCGCCTGCGAAGGCTAAGACTATAGAGGGAATACTTGGAAAGGATTATCAGGTTATCTCTTCAAAAGGACACATAAGAGATTTGCCTCAAAAACAGTTTGGCGTTGACTTAAATTCACTTAAGTTGGATTTCGAAATTATACCAGGCAAGGAATCAGTAGTTGAGCAGATTAAAAAGACCGCTGAAGGAAAGGAAGTGTATTTGGCATCCGACCAGGACAGAGAAGGAGAAGCCATTGCTTGGCATTTGGCAACAATTCTCGGAGTGAAGGGGAAGAATAGAATTACTTTCTCCGAAATCACTCCTCGCGCAATACAGGAAGCTGTTAAAAATCCGCGAGAGATAGATATGAACAAAGTAAACGCTCAACTCGCCAGAAGAGTGTTAGACAGGATAGTGGGTTATAAGATAAGCCCACTTCTGTGGCGTATCATAAAAGACGCGCGAAGTGCTGGAAGAGTTCAGTCAGCAGCACTCAAAATTATATGCGAAAAAGAAAGAGAAAGATACAGGTTTGTTCCACAGAAGTATTATAAAGTTTGGATTGAGATAGCCGAACTGAAGGCTTATCTTACGAAAATCAACGGTAAAAAAATAAAACCAACTGATGTAACGAAAGAAATTGCTGATGACGTTTTGAAGGATGTTAAAAATGTGAAGTTAATAGACATAGAAATCAAAGAGGTCAGGAAGAATCCTCCACCCCCATTTATTACAAGTACGCTCCAACAAGATGCGGCGAGCAAACTTGGATTTCCAGTCTCCAAGACGATGAAAATCGCCCAAGAACTTTACGAAGGTATCGATATTAAGAACGGACACAGGGCGTTCATAACTTACATGAGAACAGATTCTACGAGAGTATCCGAAGAGGCTCAGGAGGCAGCAGAGGAGTTTATTTTGAATAATTTTGGCAAAGAGTACTTGGGAAATCTACAACCAAAAAAATCTTCATCAAAAACGAAGACTAAAGTTCAAGACGCTCACGAATGTATAAGACCGGTCGATATAAGTTTGACACCGGAAAAGGCTAAGGAATTACTTGATAAGGACCACTACAAGATTTACGAACTCATATGGAAAAGATTCATCGCTTTTCAGATGAGCAGTGCAGTTTACAAGCAATACAGTTATGACTTTCAATCAGACAAATACATATTCGAAGCTACTATCAGAGAAAGAATATTTGACGGATTTGAAAAGGTCTACACAATCGATAACGAAGCTAGCGAGGAGCACAAAGAACTGAGGATAGGTGAAGTATACAACGTGGAGCCGAAAACAGTTGAATCGGAAACCACGCCACCGGACAGATACAGCGAAGCATCAATTGTTAAGACGCTTGAGGCTGAAGGGATCGGACGGCCGAGTACATACGCTACCATAATTCAAACACTTTTAGATAGGAAATACGTTGTCAAAAACAAAAGAACATTAGTTCCAACGATATTAGGTTTTGTTGTCAATCATTACCTCGAGCAGAGATTTCCTGACATAGTGGATAAGAATTTTACAGCGGAAATGGAGAAACAACTCGACGAGGTGGAGAATGGAAAGAAGGACTGGAAAGAAGTTGTTAGAACGTTCTTGTCCGAATTCGGAAAGGATCTGCAGAAAGCTGAAAAGGAATTCTTCAGCATAGATTTTGATACTGATTTGAAATGTGAAGACTGCGAGGGAAACTATAAACTTAAGGTAGGGAAATTTGGACTTTATCTCCATTGTCCAAAATGCAAGACGAATAAATCTTTGAAAAACGATATTTTCGGAGTTATCGATAATGGAAAGTTGTACGTTTTGAAAGAAGCACAAGAACCTGAATCAACAGATGAAGAAGGCTCAACTGGGGAAGAGAAAAGAAAAAGATACACAAAGCCAAATAAAGCAAAAGGTTCAAAAACACCTAAAACATCGAAAGCGTCGAAATCTAAAAAGACGGCTGGAAAATAG
- a CDS encoding DUF368 domain-containing protein has product MVLNFFRTVIAGLLMGWANVIPGVSGGTIAVIIGVFERLIEVVNDVMKLKISKKDLVFISLIALGLLIGILSGSKILSWSFENYPFYTYSFFYGLILLSLINFKDEIRTFKIVEFLVGVLIVIIPYVVSNAVKLQDTQVSDSISYFGLFVSGVIAGGSMILPGLSGSLMLMILGFYEKAIATVSRFASRDFTGSDILFIIVLGSGVLFGIGLISKLLKIWLEKAKQSILNFILGLVAGSLYPITPAFHGTGTLIGMFLWIALGGLVVYSLGKIQK; this is encoded by the coding sequence ATGGTGCTGAATTTCTTTAGAACGGTTATAGCAGGTTTGCTGATGGGCTGGGCAAATGTGATTCCCGGCGTAAGTGGTGGAACGATAGCCGTTATAATAGGTGTCTTTGAAAGGCTCATAGAAGTTGTGAATGACGTAATGAAGCTCAAAATATCTAAGAAGGACCTGGTTTTCATATCACTTATAGCTCTTGGGTTGTTAATAGGAATATTGAGTGGCAGCAAAATATTGTCTTGGTCTTTTGAAAACTATCCATTTTACACATACAGTTTCTTCTACGGGTTGATATTGCTCTCTCTGATTAATTTTAAAGACGAAATTCGCACGTTTAAAATAGTTGAATTCTTGGTTGGGGTATTGATAGTTATTATTCCATACGTTGTGAGTAACGCGGTGAAACTGCAAGATACTCAAGTTTCAGATTCAATTAGCTATTTTGGGTTGTTCGTTTCAGGAGTTATAGCGGGAGGCTCAATGATACTCCCAGGTTTGAGTGGCTCTCTCATGCTCATGATTCTCGGTTTTTACGAAAAAGCGATTGCCACAGTTTCAAGATTTGCATCAAGAGATTTCACCGGTTCGGACATTCTTTTCATCATTGTGCTCGGCTCAGGTGTTCTGTTTGGCATAGGTTTGATTTCCAAACTACTGAAGATATGGTTGGAAAAGGCGAAGCAGTCGATTTTGAACTTCATCTTAGGACTCGTTGCTGGTTCGCTTTATCCGATAACCCCGGCGTTCCATGGTACAGGTACACTGATTGGAATGTTCCTATGGATAGCGCTTGGTGGGTTAGTAGTATATTCTCTTGGCAAAATACAAAAGTGA
- the alr gene encoding alanine racemase, producing the protein MESRRTYAVINVRNYLSNLKFFQEHCAPAKVMPVVKANAYGHGAVALSKAAERFGIDFLAVAFLEEGVELRKHGIKSEILVFNYVAPDMLHVAEQYNLTITLYSWEQLWRYTKYAFRPKCHIKIDTGMRRLGVFPSEAKEFLLAARKANFVIDGAYTHFAVADSSEEGDVEFTEKQAEEFRKLDLDVRIKHVCNSGAALSKVVNCFDYVRVGIASYGLQPSDTVRSDSLKPVLAWKSVVSHVKNIQPGDTVSYGRTFTAFSEMKIATIPVGYADGYWRSLSNKGYVLIHGERCPIVGRVCMDQFMVDVSHLPEVNIGDEVVLIGRQGDKIITAEEIAQLVGTINYEVTCRISERVPRKYEGMEL; encoded by the coding sequence GCCTGTGGTGAAAGCGAATGCATACGGGCACGGAGCCGTTGCGCTTTCGAAAGCAGCGGAGCGCTTCGGAATAGACTTTCTTGCTGTTGCGTTTTTGGAAGAGGGCGTAGAACTAAGAAAGCACGGCATAAAATCCGAAATACTCGTCTTTAACTACGTTGCACCAGATATGCTCCATGTGGCCGAGCAGTACAATTTAACGATTACCCTTTACTCTTGGGAACAATTATGGAGATATACAAAATATGCTTTTAGGCCGAAATGCCATATAAAAATCGACACAGGTATGAGAAGATTAGGAGTTTTCCCATCTGAAGCGAAAGAATTTCTGTTAGCCGCAAGGAAGGCGAATTTTGTAATTGACGGTGCTTACACGCATTTTGCGGTTGCCGATAGTTCGGAAGAAGGCGATGTGGAATTTACTGAAAAGCAAGCTGAGGAATTCAGAAAATTGGACTTAGATGTAAGAATTAAACACGTATGCAACAGTGGCGCCGCACTGTCTAAGGTTGTTAATTGCTTTGATTACGTAAGAGTCGGTATAGCAAGCTATGGGCTTCAACCTAGCGATACAGTTCGGAGCGACTCACTAAAACCTGTTTTGGCCTGGAAATCGGTTGTTTCGCATGTCAAAAACATCCAGCCAGGCGACACTGTGAGTTATGGCAGAACATTCACCGCTTTCAGTGAAATGAAAATAGCCACAATTCCTGTTGGATATGCGGACGGTTATTGGAGAAGCCTTTCGAACAAAGGATACGTACTGATACACGGCGAGAGATGCCCCATAGTTGGGCGAGTGTGCATGGATCAATTCATGGTTGACGTATCACATTTGCCAGAGGTCAATATTGGTGACGAGGTTGTTTTGATAGGAAGACAAGGAGATAAAATCATAACAGCCGAAGAGATCGCACAACTTGTTGGTACTATAAATTACGAGGTAACATGCCGGATATCTGAAAGAGTTCCGAGAAAATACGAGGGGATGGAACTGTGA
- a CDS encoding DUF933 domain-containing protein, whose amino-acid sequence MKVGIVGLSQVGKTTIFSLLTGLEVDLFSQQHEKGIAKVHDKRVDILAKMYEPKKVTYATLEFFDTPALKIKDAKERTAVFNSIQNAEALLIVVRAFKNDAVPYPEVEKPVDQLKATLDEFLFRDLDVVTNRIERLENAKRKLEPKEEIELKLLKRLQEALENEQFLSKVELTEEEKKMLGGFSFATLKPTAVVVNVDEEQFTEKAYDTKEQIVNLCKENGFAYVELCGKLEMELNVLSEEEKMEFLKELGTEETGIERLSNALYSQCGLISFFTVGKDEVRAWTLRKNSTAVDAAGAIHSDLARGFIKAEIIKYEDLIRLGSEKAVKDAGLMKLVGKEHIVEDGDIITIRFNV is encoded by the coding sequence ATGAAAGTTGGAATAGTAGGGCTATCTCAAGTTGGAAAGACAACAATCTTCTCTTTGCTTACCGGTCTTGAAGTTGACCTTTTCTCTCAACAGCACGAGAAAGGCATAGCAAAGGTGCATGATAAGAGGGTTGATATACTTGCGAAGATGTACGAGCCGAAGAAAGTTACTTATGCAACACTGGAATTCTTTGATACCCCTGCTCTCAAAATAAAAGACGCTAAAGAAAGAACAGCCGTGTTCAATTCTATCCAGAATGCCGAAGCATTGCTTATTGTAGTAAGGGCATTTAAAAACGACGCAGTTCCTTATCCTGAGGTTGAAAAGCCTGTAGACCAGTTAAAGGCCACGTTGGACGAGTTCCTTTTCAGAGACCTTGATGTTGTTACAAACAGGATAGAAAGGCTCGAAAACGCAAAAAGGAAACTTGAACCGAAAGAAGAGATAGAACTAAAATTGCTGAAGCGATTGCAGGAAGCACTTGAAAACGAACAATTCTTGTCAAAGGTAGAATTGACAGAAGAAGAGAAGAAAATGCTCGGCGGTTTTTCATTCGCCACATTAAAACCCACCGCTGTTGTTGTAAATGTTGACGAAGAGCAATTTACAGAAAAGGCATATGATACAAAAGAACAGATAGTAAATCTCTGCAAAGAAAATGGCTTTGCATATGTCGAGCTCTGCGGTAAACTCGAAATGGAATTGAATGTGCTTAGCGAAGAAGAGAAGATGGAATTCTTGAAAGAACTTGGCACAGAGGAAACAGGCATAGAGAGACTTTCAAATGCGTTGTATTCACAGTGCGGGCTTATATCATTCTTCACGGTTGGTAAAGATGAAGTTAGAGCTTGGACACTGAGAAAGAATTCGACAGCGGTGGATGCGGCAGGTGCGATACACAGCGACTTGGCGAGAGGATTTATAAAGGCGGAGATTATAAAGTACGAGGACCTAATAAGGCTTGGATCAGAAAAGGCTGTCAAAGATGCAGGGCTCATGAAACTTGTAGGAAAAGAGCACATCGTAGAAGATGGAGATATAATAACAATAA
- a CDS encoding 3'-5' exoribonuclease YhaM family protein, with translation MSNLREALEKLRPPYAEELRNFVDREIDGVFKVKSKRLQETKDGKKFLLLTLEDRTGSVRAIDWYNAELNDQVLQPGNVVSVSGKVVYFEEKVQINILNSQSAVRKLTENEYDVERFVGSVKNVEELYKTLLRLVDKVRDNDYKEILKRFFVEDVSFAEAFKNAPAGMKIHHAYRGGLLEHSVNVAKIVESVCNIYDDLDKDLLITGALLHDIGKVKEYVINQKGIEVTTDGELMGHILMGVEMLSQKARGISYDKILRLKHLIASHHGEFEWGAPVLPKTPEALVLHFVENMDSKINRVFQIIDKEDREKEWSEYDSNLSRRFFLR, from the coding sequence GTGAGTAATCTGAGAGAAGCACTGGAAAAGTTGAGACCGCCTTACGCGGAAGAGTTGAGGAATTTTGTTGATAGGGAAATCGATGGAGTGTTCAAAGTAAAAAGTAAACGACTCCAAGAGACAAAGGACGGGAAAAAGTTTCTACTACTGACCCTTGAAGACAGAACAGGAAGCGTAAGGGCAATAGATTGGTACAATGCAGAACTTAACGACCAAGTTTTGCAACCTGGCAACGTTGTCAGCGTTTCGGGAAAAGTAGTTTATTTCGAAGAGAAAGTTCAAATAAACATCTTGAATTCACAAAGCGCTGTTAGGAAATTGACCGAGAACGAGTACGATGTTGAGAGATTTGTTGGAAGTGTAAAGAACGTTGAAGAGCTCTATAAGACGCTATTGAGGCTCGTTGATAAAGTACGCGATAACGACTATAAAGAAATTCTGAAAAGGTTTTTTGTGGAAGATGTGAGTTTTGCAGAGGCGTTTAAGAACGCCCCTGCTGGTATGAAAATCCACCATGCCTACAGGGGCGGATTGTTGGAACACTCGGTTAATGTTGCAAAGATAGTTGAGAGTGTTTGCAACATCTACGATGACCTCGATAAAGACCTGCTCATAACTGGAGCACTACTTCACGATATTGGAAAAGTAAAAGAATACGTTATAAACCAAAAAGGTATAGAGGTAACCACCGATGGTGAATTGATGGGACATATCCTGATGGGCGTTGAGATGCTCTCTCAAAAAGCAAGGGGCATAAGTTACGACAAAATTCTGCGCTTAAAACACTTAATAGCTTCGCACCATGGGGAATTCGAGTGGGGTGCACCAGTGCTCCCGAAAACGCCGGAGGCATTAGTTCTTCATTTTGTAGAGAACATGGACTCCAAGATAAATAGAGTCTTTCAAATAATAGATAAGGAAGACAGAGAGAAAGAATGGAGCGAATATGACTCGAACTTGAGCAGAAGATTTTTCCTTAGGTAA
- a CDS encoding metallophosphoesterase family protein produces the protein MSLWAVGDIHGCLRSLERLISEISPKPEDKLVFLGDYIDRGPDSKGVVDYLISLSKQTQCIFLRGNHEQMLLDVIDGNDDTYLWLINGAQATWRSYGNLNEQALNEEHMNFFRNTKYYHIEDSFLFVHAGVRPNVPLERQDSRDLIWIREEFILKKHNLGYIVVFGHTPMEDVYVGEDKIGIDAGCVYGGMLTAYEVKSSRKVQVRC, from the coding sequence ATGAGTCTATGGGCAGTGGGTGATATCCACGGTTGTCTCAGAAGTTTAGAAAGATTGATTTCTGAGATTTCACCAAAACCAGAGGATAAACTCGTGTTCCTCGGTGATTATATTGATAGAGGACCCGATTCAAAAGGCGTTGTCGATTATTTGATCTCACTTTCAAAGCAAACGCAGTGTATATTTCTTCGTGGGAATCACGAGCAGATGCTCCTTGATGTGATAGATGGAAATGACGACACATACTTGTGGTTAATAAACGGTGCGCAGGCTACGTGGAGAAGTTATGGAAATCTGAACGAACAGGCTTTAAACGAGGAGCATATGAATTTCTTTAGAAATACTAAGTATTATCACATCGAAGATAGTTTCCTTTTTGTACACGCTGGAGTTCGACCGAATGTCCCTTTGGAAAGGCAAGACTCGAGGGACTTAATTTGGATAAGGGAAGAGTTCATACTTAAAAAACACAACCTCGGTTATATAGTGGTATTCGGGCATACTCCGATGGAAGACGTATATGTAGGCGAAGATAAAATAGGAATCGATGCGGGTTGCGTATACGGTGGTATGCTGACAGCGTACGAAGTCAAGAGTAGTAGAAAAGTACAAGTGAGGTGCTGA
- the truB gene encoding tRNA pseudouridine(55) synthase TruB: MTSTVNGILLVDKEKGPTSHDIVDRVRRLFSVKQVGHSGTLDPFATGLLVIGVGKATRLLEYLQHDTKVYKVKFKLGVITDTFDITGQVMEENPVEVSEIEILEAVKSFVGTYKQVPPAYSAKKYQGKKLYELAREGKIINLPPREVTIYDIYDIKIALPYVEFTTKVSSGTYIRSLCMDIGYKLGCGATAVELRRISVGKFSVDDAINIPKIDRNENVDEIREKAIRSLIPIEQVLDFPKVEVNNVERIFNGVQPTVNDIIEIEDFEKDDLIQIYFQGKLIALAKAERSSSFINTLKKQSRNERIAKLIKVFKEE; this comes from the coding sequence GTGACTTCGACTGTTAATGGAATACTCTTGGTAGATAAAGAAAAAGGACCAACATCGCATGACATAGTCGACAGGGTGAGAAGACTCTTTTCTGTAAAACAAGTGGGCCATTCGGGGACTTTGGACCCATTCGCAACAGGGCTTTTGGTGATAGGTGTTGGCAAAGCGACACGATTACTTGAGTATCTCCAGCACGATACAAAGGTTTACAAAGTAAAATTTAAACTCGGCGTTATAACCGATACGTTCGATATTACTGGTCAAGTTATGGAAGAAAACCCAGTCGAAGTTTCTGAAATAGAAATTTTGGAGGCTGTAAAATCCTTTGTTGGAACTTACAAACAAGTTCCGCCTGCGTATTCAGCGAAGAAATACCAGGGTAAGAAGCTTTACGAACTCGCTCGCGAAGGGAAGATCATAAACCTTCCACCGAGAGAAGTAACGATATATGATATTTATGATATAAAAATAGCGCTTCCGTACGTGGAATTTACGACAAAAGTTTCTTCGGGAACATATATCCGGAGCCTTTGCATGGACATAGGATACAAGCTTGGCTGCGGCGCAACAGCTGTCGAATTGAGAAGGATAAGCGTAGGAAAATTCTCAGTTGATGATGCGATAAACATTCCGAAAATCGATAGAAATGAGAATGTTGATGAAATCCGGGAAAAAGCCATAAGGAGTTTGATACCGATAGAACAGGTGCTTGACTTTCCAAAAGTTGAGGTCAATAACGTTGAACGCATCTTTAACGGTGTACAGCCTACTGTTAATGATATAATTGAAATTGAAGATTTCGAAAAAGACGACTTGATACAGATATACTTTCAAGGAAAATTGATTGCTTTAGCTAAAGCGGAACGCAGTTCGAGTTTTATCAATACTCTCAAGAAGCAGAGCAGAAACGAAAGAATCGCTAAACTCATCAAAGTTTTCAAGGAGGAATAA